A window of the Loxodonta africana isolate mLoxAfr1 chromosome 3, mLoxAfr1.hap2, whole genome shotgun sequence genome harbors these coding sequences:
- the CHRNB2 gene encoding neuronal acetylcholine receptor subunit beta-2, producing MAGRCGPMALLLSFGLLGLCPGARGTDTEERLVEHLLDPSRYNKLIRPATNGSELVTVQLMVSLAQLISVHEREQIMTTNVWLTQEWEDYRLTWKPEEFDNMKKVRLPSKHIWLPDVVLYNNADGMYEVSFYSNAVVSYDGSIFWLPPAIYKSACKIEVKHFPFDQQNCTMKFRSWTYDRTEIDLVLKSDVASLDDFTPSGEWDIVALPGRRNENPDDSTYVDITYDFIIRRKPLFYTINLIIPCVLITSLAILVFYLPSDCGEKMTLCISVLLALTVFLLLISKIVPPTSLDVPLVGKYLMFTMVLVTFSIVTSVCVLNVHHRSPTTHTMAPWVKVVFLEKLPALLFMQQPRHHCARQRLRLRRRQREREGAEASFFFREVPGADSCTCFVNRASVQGLAGAFGAEPPQVAGPGGPCGCGLREAVDGVRFIADHMRSEDEDQSVSEDWKYVAMVIDRLFLWIFVFVCVFGTIGMFLQPLFQNYTTTTFLHPDHSAPSSK from the exons ATGGCCGGGCGCTGCGGCCCCATGGCGCTGCTTCTCAGCTTTGGCCTCCTCGGGCTGTGCCCAG GGGCCAGGGGTACAGATAccgaagagcggctggtggagcaTCTCCTGGACCCTTCTCGCTACAACAAGCTCATCCGTCCAGCTACCAATGGCTCTGAGCTGGTGACGGTACAGCTCATGGTATCATTGGCCCAACTTATCAGTGTG CATGAGCGGGAGCAGATCATGACCACCAATGTCTGGCTGACCCAG gaGTGGGAGGATTATCGCCTCACCTGGAAGCCTGAAGAGTTTGACAACATGAAGAAAGTTCGGCTCCCATCTAAGCACATCTGGCTCCCAGATGTGGTCCTGTACAACAA TGCTGACGGCATGTACGAGGTGTCCTTCTATTCCAACGCTGTGGTCTCCTATGACGGTAGCATCTTCTGGCTGCCACCCGCCATCTATAAGAGCGCATGCAAGATCGAGGTAAAGCACTTCCCATTTGACCAGCAGAACTGCACCATGAAGTTCCGCTCCTGGACCTACGACCGCACCGAGATCGACCTGGTGCTCAAAAGTGACGTGGCCAGCCTGGACGACTTCACACCCAGCGGTGAGTGGGACATCGTGGCACTGCCGGGCCGGCGCAACGAGAACCCCGATGACTCCACCTACGTGGACATCACGTATGACTTCATCATCCGCCGCAAGCCGCTCTTCTACACCATCAACCTCATCATCCCCTGCGTGCTCATCACCTCACTGGCCATCCTGGTCTTCTACCTGCCGTCCGACTGCGGTGAGAAGATGACGCTGTGCATCTCCGTGCTGCTGGCGCTCACCGTTTTCCTGCTGCTCATCTCCAAGATCGTGCCGCCCACCTCCCTCGACGTGCCGCTGGTCGGCAAGTACCTCATGTTCACCATGGTGCTCGTCACCTTCTCCATCGTCACCAGCGTGTGCGTGCTCAACGTGCACCACCGCTCCCCCACCACGCACACCATGGCGCCCTGGGTCAAGGTCGTCTTCCTGGAGAAGCTGCCGGCGCTGCTCTTCATGCAGCAGCCACGCCACCACTGCGCCCGCCAGCGCCTGCGCCTGCGGCGGCGCCAGCGTGAGCGCGAGGGCGCAGAAGCCTCGTTCTTCTTCCGCGAAGTCCCCGGGGCCGACTCATGTACGTGCTTCGTCAATCGCGCGTCGGTCCAGGGCCTGGCCGGGGCCTTCGGGGCTGAGCCCCCGCAGGTGGCCGGCCCCGGGGGCCCGTGCGGCTGCGGCCTTCGGGAGGCGGTGGACGGCGTGCGCTTCATTGCGGACCACATGCGGAGTGAGGACGAGGACCAGAGT GTGAGTGAGGACTGGAAGTATGTCGCCATGGTGATTGATCGCCTGTTCCTCTGGATCTTTGTCTTCGTCTGTGTCTTTGGCACCATCGGCATGTTCCTGCAGCCTCTCTTCCAGAACTATACCACCACCACCTTCCTCCACCCAGACCACTCGGCTCCCAGCTCCAAGTGA